A genomic window from Bdellovibrio sp. SKB1291214 includes:
- a CDS encoding VOC family protein — MEPNIQRSEKLNRWYEEKLHLHRNEEGLFVEELFEMQSEDKPRMLSFQVQKLAPLMNNLAESGVKIVDHIDETPRGKYAWFFDPEGNKVEIWEPWDDSQSLVNIPEPD; from the coding sequence ATGGAACCAAATATCCAAAGATCAGAAAAACTAAATCGCTGGTATGAAGAAAAACTTCACCTTCATCGCAATGAAGAGGGTCTTTTTGTGGAAGAACTTTTCGAAATGCAAAGTGAAGACAAGCCCCGGATGTTAAGCTTTCAAGTTCAAAAACTCGCACCCCTTATGAATAATCTGGCCGAGTCTGGAGTTAAAATAGTTGATCACATCGACGAAACTCCACGTGGTAAATATGCTTGGTTCTTTGATCCTGAGGGAAACAAAGTAGAAATTTGGGAACCCTGGGATGACTCCCAAAGCTTGGTGAATATTCCTGAACCTGACTGA
- a CDS encoding MFS transporter has translation MENRKKKIVSWALYDWANSTYSTTVMAGFFPVFFKLYWSQGVDATVTTARLGTAISISSLVIAMLSPTLGVISDLKGFKKLFCLSFMIIGVIACGWMTFIPAGDWWSAILAYGIAMMAFNASCVFYESLLPFVAEPKEMDYVSSLGYALGYLGGGVLFLVNVLMHLFPHWFGLKDGTQAVQISFMTVAVWWFVFSIPLARNVPEPPVEASKDNIWKLSNRSILTLMATFKELIFKERNLLIFMMAYWLYIDGVYTVMTMAVDYGMSIGLGSKDLIAALLITQFIGFPCAYYFGTVTKRFGAKAPILMCILIYSITVVAAMWMSQAWHFYMLAVVIGMVQGGVQSLSRSLFAKMAPKHQSGEYFGLFNLVGRFASILGPLIVAFTVTLTGNSRLGMVGLLVLFVVGGGLLLKVKEPQIQN, from the coding sequence ATGGAAAATCGCAAAAAGAAGATCGTTAGTTGGGCTTTGTACGACTGGGCAAACAGCACTTACTCCACGACCGTGATGGCGGGATTTTTCCCCGTCTTTTTCAAACTGTATTGGAGTCAAGGTGTTGACGCGACGGTGACCACGGCACGTTTGGGAACAGCGATTTCCATTTCAAGTCTTGTGATCGCAATGTTAAGTCCCACGCTGGGAGTGATTTCCGATCTTAAGGGATTCAAAAAATTATTCTGCCTTTCTTTTATGATAATCGGCGTGATCGCCTGCGGATGGATGACATTTATCCCCGCTGGTGATTGGTGGAGTGCCATTCTGGCTTACGGAATTGCGATGATGGCATTTAATGCAAGTTGCGTATTCTATGAATCACTTTTGCCATTCGTAGCTGAACCTAAAGAGATGGATTACGTGTCTTCGCTGGGATATGCTCTAGGATATTTGGGCGGCGGAGTATTATTCCTGGTTAATGTGTTAATGCATTTATTCCCTCACTGGTTCGGATTAAAAGATGGAACGCAAGCGGTACAAATTTCATTTATGACCGTGGCGGTTTGGTGGTTTGTCTTTTCTATTCCTCTTGCGCGAAACGTACCTGAACCTCCTGTCGAAGCTTCCAAAGACAATATTTGGAAGCTATCCAATCGCAGTATTTTGACGTTGATGGCGACCTTTAAGGAATTGATTTTCAAGGAACGTAATCTGCTGATCTTTATGATGGCTTACTGGCTTTATATCGACGGAGTCTATACGGTGATGACGATGGCGGTGGATTACGGCATGTCGATCGGACTGGGTTCTAAGGATCTGATTGCAGCACTTCTAATCACGCAGTTTATCGGATTTCCATGCGCCTACTATTTCGGAACTGTGACCAAACGTTTTGGCGCAAAGGCGCCGATCTTGATGTGTATTTTGATTTACTCAATCACCGTGGTTGCAGCGATGTGGATGAGCCAGGCTTGGCATTTCTATATGTTAGCGGTGGTAATAGGAATGGTTCAGGGCGGAGTTCAGTCTTTAAGCCGTTCGCTGTTTGCTAAAATGGCGCCGAAACACCAAAGTGGCGAGTACTTTGGTTTATTTAACTTAGTGGGGCGTTTTGCTTCGATTCTTGGGCCCCTGATCGTCGCCTTCACAGTGACTCTGACTGGTAATTCGCGCTTAGGGATGGTGGGTCTCTTGGTGTTGTTCGTTGTCGGTGGTGGGCTCTTATTGAAGGTGAAAGAGCCACAGATTCAAAATTAG
- a CDS encoding HD domain-containing protein translates to MKQSPQPEFDEKKWFHLFKNKARVLYPNSDPAHDFLHIQRVVNTAKTLCDSEKGRWEVVMPAAFFHDFINVPKGDPRRPYASALSGEATIEYLKSIHYPEEFFEDIRHAIEAHSYSANIKPTTLEAKIVQDADRLDSLGAIGIARCFATTTLMSRPFYAEEDPWAEQRDLDDKNFGIDHFYMKLFKLVDLMNTETAKKEAQHRVTFIKEYLAQIKREI, encoded by the coding sequence ATGAAGCAATCACCACAACCAGAATTCGACGAAAAAAAGTGGTTCCATCTCTTTAAAAACAAAGCCCGCGTTTTATATCCCAACTCGGACCCAGCACATGACTTTCTTCACATCCAGCGCGTGGTCAACACTGCTAAAACTCTGTGTGATTCTGAAAAAGGCCGCTGGGAAGTCGTTATGCCGGCCGCCTTTTTTCATGATTTTATCAATGTCCCTAAAGGCGATCCCCGCAGACCTTATGCCTCAGCACTTTCCGGTGAAGCCACCATCGAATACTTGAAATCGATCCACTATCCAGAGGAATTCTTTGAAGATATTCGTCACGCCATCGAGGCCCACAGCTATAGTGCGAACATCAAGCCGACTACTTTAGAGGCCAAGATTGTGCAGGACGCGGATCGCTTGGATTCCCTGGGAGCCATAGGCATCGCCCGTTGTTTCGCCACCACGACCTTGATGAGTCGCCCTTTCTATGCCGAGGAAGATCCATGGGCTGAGCAAAGAGATCTAGACGACAAGAATTTTGGGATCGATCATTTCTATATGAAGCTTTTTAAACTGGTTGATCTGATGAACACCGAGACGGCTAAAAAAGAAGCCCAGCATCGGGTTACCTTTATCAAAGAATATCTCGCACAAATTAAACGGGAAATTTAG
- a CDS encoding RlmE family RNA methyltransferase, translating into MTYNPRDRYFKKAKEEGFAARSVFKLEEIDKKYKIFKGSGQTVLDLGASPGSWSQYASKVVGAKGRVLGVDLSPVTVKLPNAVFIQADLRDLNLEEIFTEHGFHPPFDIVMSDMAPKTTGIRMTDQARSMELCELALDVARKFLRKDGHFVCKLFHSDDFAKLRDEIKKSFAKCEVMKPDSTRKISKEIFLIGLNKK; encoded by the coding sequence ATGACTTACAATCCACGCGATAGATACTTTAAAAAAGCGAAAGAAGAGGGCTTTGCCGCTCGTTCTGTTTTCAAGCTTGAAGAGATCGACAAGAAATATAAAATCTTTAAAGGCAGCGGTCAGACCGTTTTAGATTTAGGTGCTTCACCGGGCTCTTGGTCTCAATATGCTTCGAAAGTCGTCGGTGCAAAGGGGCGCGTGTTAGGTGTAGATCTAAGCCCGGTGACGGTCAAACTTCCAAATGCGGTTTTTATTCAGGCCGATCTTCGTGATTTGAATCTGGAAGAAATTTTCACAGAGCATGGTTTTCATCCTCCGTTTGATATCGTGATGTCAGACATGGCCCCTAAGACAACAGGCATTCGTATGACTGACCAAGCTCGTTCTATGGAATTGTGCGAGCTGGCTTTGGATGTGGCCCGTAAGTTTTTGCGTAAAGACGGTCACTTTGTTTGTAAGCTGTTTCACAGCGATGACTTTGCTAAGCTTCGCGACGAAATCAAGAAATCGTTCGCGAAATGCGAAGTGATGAAACCTGATTCAACACGCAAAATTTCTAAAGAGATCTTTCTAATCGGCCTTAATAAAAAATGA
- a CDS encoding RluA family pseudouridine synthase, translated as MIQIVFENTHFVICDKPAGVLSTPSRMGAEDERNCLGIALQKQLGIQIYPVHRLDFEVSGLVIYAKSADAHRKSNSWFEHKTVSKTYRALTTPQDFSHIPENVKNSRQKFPFSEGQKFEWKSRILRGKRRAFESPEGKDSLTTAQYLGANMDGYLQWDLQPVTGRSHQLRFDLSRHGFPIVGDTLYGSKIQWQAKDAIALRAYLIDFTKAPGATALGLPQKIQIDSL; from the coding sequence ATGATTCAAATCGTTTTCGAGAACACCCATTTTGTGATTTGCGATAAGCCTGCGGGAGTACTCTCTACTCCGAGCCGCATGGGTGCTGAGGATGAACGCAATTGCTTAGGTATTGCCTTGCAAAAGCAATTGGGAATTCAGATATATCCGGTGCATCGTCTGGATTTCGAAGTTTCAGGTTTAGTTATTTATGCTAAGTCCGCCGACGCACACAGAAAGTCTAATTCTTGGTTTGAACATAAAACCGTTAGTAAAACTTATCGCGCCCTAACGACTCCTCAAGATTTTTCCCATATCCCTGAAAATGTTAAAAACTCTCGGCAGAAATTTCCCTTTAGCGAAGGTCAAAAGTTTGAGTGGAAGTCCCGAATTCTGCGTGGCAAACGCCGCGCTTTCGAAAGTCCCGAGGGGAAGGACTCTTTGACGACAGCTCAGTATTTGGGTGCAAACATGGACGGTTATCTACAATGGGACTTGCAACCCGTGACGGGACGCTCGCATCAGTTGCGCTTTGATCTCAGTCGTCATGGCTTTCCCATTGTGGGTGATACATTGTATGGCTCTAAAATTCAATGGCAGGCGAAAGACGCCATTGCCCTGCGAGCGTACTTGATTGACTTCACCAAAGCCCCGGGTGCCACGGCGCTAGGGCTGCCTCAGAAAATTCAAATTGATTCGTTATAG
- a CDS encoding alpha/beta hydrolase, translating into MKLAFDLRDFKIPVDRLAPQEVFRTRQKDVLSYRFYSTQSENLVILYHGVGGDSRYLCALASAIAKAGIAQVVTPDFRGHGASLAASDLIAANQLEIDLEELIIHIKMKTSVKKMILSGHSLGGGFALRIAASDIAKQFSKFVAIAPYLPKSFNALTDDLGGWIFMDRDGEGISVNYPEIFKSGEEKTHYSSEFIKAAVVPEDLLFRLREENVPVAVVTGDRDEVVLGHRHQEIFEGIASPVVLEAGLNHLTIVSKPAVLLSLYET; encoded by the coding sequence ATGAAGCTTGCTTTTGACCTGCGCGATTTCAAAATTCCTGTGGACCGTTTGGCTCCGCAGGAAGTGTTTCGCACTCGTCAAAAGGATGTCCTTTCCTATCGCTTTTATTCTACCCAATCGGAAAATCTAGTTATCTTGTATCACGGTGTTGGTGGCGACAGTCGTTACCTGTGTGCCTTAGCCAGTGCCATTGCTAAGGCGGGTATTGCTCAAGTCGTCACTCCGGATTTTCGGGGTCACGGAGCAAGTCTTGCAGCGTCGGATCTGATCGCTGCCAATCAGTTAGAAATTGATTTGGAAGAACTCATCATTCACATAAAGATGAAAACCTCAGTTAAAAAAATGATCTTATCAGGCCATTCTTTGGGCGGCGGGTTTGCTTTAAGAATCGCGGCTTCGGACATTGCAAAACAATTTTCTAAGTTCGTGGCCATTGCACCTTACTTGCCCAAATCCTTTAATGCCCTGACGGACGATTTGGGGGGCTGGATCTTTATGGATCGCGATGGTGAAGGTATCAGCGTTAACTATCCCGAAATTTTTAAGAGTGGCGAAGAAAAGACGCATTACAGTTCCGAATTCATCAAAGCTGCTGTCGTTCCTGAAGATTTACTTTTTCGTTTACGTGAAGAAAATGTTCCCGTTGCTGTAGTGACGGGGGACAGGGATGAGGTGGTGTTGGGTCACCGCCATCAGGAAATATTTGAAGGGATCGCCTCTCCCGTTGTTTTAGAGGCAGGTTTAAACCATCTTACTATTGTCTCAAAACCGGCAGTGTTGCTTTCCCTGTATGAGACGTAA
- a CDS encoding S8 family peptidase, producing the protein MRSLNLFQKTFFGIISATPFLWPSIAWPRTNDHDQDIVIAIIDTGVDINHPLIKNNLWTNPREKTNGQDNDGNGYAGDLHGWNFVSENSDVSDNHGHGTHIAGIIRQRALSPRVKFMILKYYDPEQSGRVNLINTVRAIRYAIKMKADIINYSGGGDTRSALEEQAIREAQEKGILFVAAAGNDGRNTDKLGYYPAGYNLRNIISVAAMDSDRHLIDSSNYGSKSVDIAAPGKNVYSSLPGGQFGMMTGTSQATAWVTGLAAALMLQNPNLRDPELIKMKLETEGVRDQSLAGKLKSPVRITALQNDISSL; encoded by the coding sequence ATGAGATCACTTAATCTATTTCAAAAAACTTTCTTTGGAATCATCTCAGCAACTCCATTTTTGTGGCCGTCAATTGCATGGCCTCGCACGAACGATCACGATCAGGATATCGTGATTGCGATCATCGACACAGGAGTGGACATTAACCACCCTCTTATTAAGAACAACCTTTGGACCAACCCAAGGGAAAAAACAAATGGACAAGATAACGATGGCAATGGATATGCCGGGGACCTCCACGGATGGAATTTTGTTTCTGAGAACAGCGACGTGAGTGATAACCACGGACATGGGACTCACATCGCTGGTATTATTCGCCAAAGAGCACTTTCCCCCAGAGTGAAGTTTATGATTCTTAAATATTACGATCCGGAACAAAGTGGTCGCGTGAATTTGATCAATACCGTTCGTGCAATACGGTATGCGATTAAAATGAAAGCGGACATAATTAATTATTCTGGCGGTGGCGACACACGCAGTGCTCTGGAAGAGCAAGCTATCCGTGAAGCCCAAGAGAAAGGAATTCTCTTTGTCGCTGCCGCCGGCAATGACGGTCGTAATACTGACAAACTGGGATATTATCCAGCCGGATATAACCTAAGAAATATTATTTCTGTCGCCGCGATGGATTCGGATCGTCACCTGATCGACAGCAGTAATTATGGATCTAAAAGCGTTGATATCGCGGCCCCGGGCAAGAACGTATACTCTTCCCTGCCCGGCGGCCAATTTGGAATGATGACAGGAACGTCACAGGCGACGGCTTGGGTAACGGGACTTGCGGCCGCCCTTATGTTGCAAAATCCAAATTTGCGTGATCCTGAACTTATTAAAATGAAATTAGAAACAGAAGGTGTGCGCGATCAATCCTTGGCAGGAAAACTAAAATCTCCAGTTAGGATTACCGCTTTACAGAATGATATCTCGAGCCTATAA
- a CDS encoding C1 family peptidase, translating into MTFVMRTLFFSAALLCSFLLNDVKAETKILSHIQTPVKDQQKRDTCAYFAISALVESTFKNLTGEDYDISEEFEIFRHKIANAWRPEVEFGNTYDILQSIKNDLYVYEEAYLPYQKESPDFTKPLNAQQTAFYDLRQQNVPKVQIRSLGFKQLTQMFVKRPWSEHVMTEIKANRPVVVTLNVAIPHINDQKGTFTMTPEIAAECASAKIPCGGHAILLMGYDSERKLFMFKNSWGPKWGNQGYGYVTFDHVDNYSDQFMTAYFDKLTLPSVKRVSQ; encoded by the coding sequence ATGACATTTGTGATGCGAACTCTGTTTTTCTCAGCAGCCCTTCTGTGCTCTTTCTTGCTAAATGATGTGAAAGCTGAAACTAAAATTCTTTCCCACATCCAAACACCGGTGAAGGATCAACAAAAGCGTGACACATGCGCTTATTTTGCAATCAGTGCCCTGGTGGAAAGTACGTTTAAAAATCTGACGGGTGAGGACTACGATATTTCAGAAGAGTTTGAAATCTTCCGTCATAAGATCGCCAATGCTTGGCGTCCTGAGGTGGAATTCGGCAATACTTACGATATTCTTCAAAGTATCAAGAACGATCTCTATGTGTACGAAGAAGCGTACCTTCCTTATCAAAAAGAAAGCCCTGATTTTACAAAACCACTCAATGCTCAACAAACGGCCTTCTATGATCTGCGCCAACAAAACGTTCCTAAGGTGCAAATCAGAAGTTTAGGTTTTAAACAGTTAACACAAATGTTTGTAAAACGTCCTTGGTCAGAACATGTGATGACTGAGATCAAAGCCAATCGTCCCGTGGTCGTAACTTTGAACGTCGCGATTCCCCATATCAACGATCAAAAAGGCACGTTCACCATGACGCCTGAAATCGCTGCGGAATGCGCATCCGCTAAAATCCCATGTGGCGGTCACGCAATTTTATTGATGGGTTATGACTCTGAACGTAAGCTATTTATGTTTAAAAACTCTTGGGGCCCAAAATGGGGCAACCAAGGTTACGGTTACGTGACATTTGACCATGTTGACAATTACTCCGACCAGTTCATGACGGCGTATTTTGACAAACTAACATTGCCATCCGTGAAACGAGTCAGCCAGTAA
- a CDS encoding class I SAM-dependent methyltransferase gives MSAIEFNPNGPYPLIDQDKHSYQEAQEHSVIVDAWLGFETAQIEQDLLKSQDYNVQADANIPVNFWRGLPVQALQTPYTEIRSILEILKPKAHQHIVDLGCGYGRMAFVVGRHYPEVRFTGYELVAERVNEGNRILGNFDYPLCAIITQDLTDPQFVPVSADYYFIFDFGSAPAVDKTLEDLKNIAKTRTIQVVARGRYIRHRIFQSHPWLAEINEPQVFDHFTIFRS, from the coding sequence TTGAGCGCAATTGAATTCAACCCGAATGGGCCCTATCCACTGATCGACCAAGACAAGCATTCCTATCAGGAAGCACAGGAACACTCGGTCATTGTCGATGCGTGGTTGGGATTTGAAACGGCACAGATAGAACAAGACTTGTTGAAATCACAAGACTACAACGTTCAAGCCGATGCAAATATTCCGGTTAATTTTTGGCGCGGTCTTCCAGTTCAGGCTTTGCAGACACCTTATACTGAAATTCGATCTATACTAGAAATTTTGAAACCAAAAGCGCACCAACACATTGTGGATCTTGGATGTGGTTATGGTCGCATGGCTTTTGTGGTGGGCAGACATTATCCCGAAGTAAGATTCACTGGGTACGAACTGGTGGCCGAGCGCGTGAACGAGGGCAATCGAATCCTGGGCAATTTTGATTACCCTCTTTGTGCTATTATAACTCAAGATCTGACGGATCCCCAGTTTGTACCTGTCTCTGCCGATTACTATTTTATTTTTGATTTCGGTAGCGCGCCTGCTGTCGATAAAACTTTAGAAGACTTAAAAAACATCGCTAAAACTCGCACAATTCAAGTGGTGGCTCGGGGACGTTACATCCGCCACCGTATTTTTCAATCCCATCCTTGGCTAGCTGAAATAAACGAGCCTCAAGTCTTTGATCACTTCACTATCTTTAGGTCGTAA
- a CDS encoding ABC-F family ATP-binding cassette domain-containing protein, with translation MIHLSNITKQQGNKVLYRNGNFQINDGEKIGLVGLNGTGKTTIFRIITGEEGYEGTVSKSDKTVIGYFSQNIEDMRGRSAIEEVKSAIGNIGNMQVKMQEYEAKLSDPDLDPDEMMKILEVYGEMQGEFERLGGYDLESRAAEILTGLGIGPDDYHRPTESFSGGWKMRIALAKILVMNPQVLLMDEPTNHLDVESIIWLEEWLVNFKGAVLMTSHDRDFMNRIVSKIVEIANKTITVYGGNYDFYEKERDIRMEQLIAAAKRQEEMLAKEEEFIARFAARASHAAQVQSRVKKLEKIDRIEIPVEENEIKFVWPTPPRGGDEVVKFEGLSKVWKRDDGKEKNVFSGANALVKRMDRVAVVGVNGAGKSTLLKIIAGEVAPTDGTCALGASINLGYFSQNSLDVLDPKMTIVDEVHSRMPNAGMGTVRSLLGAFKFSGEEAEKKISILSGGEKSRVVLATILAQPVNLLVLDEPTNHLDIVSREILLDAIKNFPGTVMIVSHDRHFLREITTRVFEVDKNQLRIYEGDYDYYLHKKKQEAGAR, from the coding sequence ATGATTCACTTATCAAACATCACAAAGCAGCAGGGGAACAAAGTTCTCTATCGTAACGGTAACTTCCAAATCAACGACGGTGAAAAAATCGGTCTTGTGGGTTTGAATGGAACAGGTAAAACAACCATCTTCCGTATCATCACGGGTGAAGAAGGTTATGAAGGCACTGTTTCTAAATCTGATAAAACAGTTATCGGTTACTTCTCGCAAAATATCGAAGACATGCGTGGCCGCTCAGCGATCGAGGAAGTTAAATCCGCAATCGGCAATATCGGCAATATGCAAGTAAAGATGCAAGAATACGAAGCCAAGCTTTCCGACCCAGATTTGGATCCGGATGAGATGATGAAAATTCTTGAGGTCTACGGTGAAATGCAAGGTGAGTTTGAACGCCTCGGTGGTTACGATCTTGAATCCCGTGCGGCAGAGATCTTAACAGGTCTTGGTATCGGTCCTGATGATTATCACCGTCCCACAGAGAGTTTCTCGGGTGGTTGGAAGATGCGCATCGCCTTGGCGAAAATCCTGGTGATGAATCCGCAAGTTTTGCTGATGGACGAGCCGACGAATCACTTGGACGTAGAATCTATTATCTGGCTTGAAGAGTGGTTGGTGAACTTCAAAGGCGCGGTTCTTATGACGTCGCATGACCGTGACTTCATGAATCGCATCGTTTCTAAAATCGTTGAAATCGCAAATAAGACCATCACTGTTTACGGTGGTAACTACGACTTCTATGAAAAAGAGCGCGACATCCGCATGGAACAATTGATCGCGGCAGCCAAACGTCAGGAAGAAATGCTTGCCAAAGAAGAAGAGTTTATTGCTCGCTTTGCGGCTCGTGCTTCCCACGCTGCACAAGTTCAGTCGCGTGTTAAGAAGCTAGAAAAAATTGATCGCATTGAAATTCCGGTTGAAGAAAATGAAATCAAATTCGTATGGCCGACGCCTCCACGTGGCGGGGATGAGGTTGTCAAGTTTGAGGGACTTTCAAAAGTTTGGAAGCGTGATGACGGTAAAGAGAAAAACGTCTTCTCCGGCGCTAACGCCCTGGTGAAGCGCATGGACCGTGTCGCCGTGGTCGGAGTGAATGGAGCTGGTAAATCCACGCTCTTGAAAATTATCGCGGGTGAAGTTGCGCCTACTGACGGAACATGCGCGCTCGGTGCATCCATCAATCTGGGATACTTCTCTCAGAACTCCTTGGATGTCCTTGATCCTAAGATGACAATCGTTGATGAAGTTCACTCTCGTATGCCAAACGCGGGCATGGGAACTGTTCGCTCTCTTTTGGGGGCGTTTAAGTTCTCGGGCGAGGAAGCAGAGAAAAAGATTTCTATCCTTTCAGGGGGCGAGAAATCCCGCGTGGTTTTGGCGACCATCTTAGCACAACCGGTGAACTTGCTGGTTCTGGATGAGCCGACGAATCACTTGGATATCGTGTCCCGTGAAATCTTGTTGGATGCTATCAAAAATTTCCCAGGAACAGTGATGATCGTATCGCATGACCGTCACTTCTTGCGTGAAATCACGACTCGCGTCTTTGAGGTGGATAAAAATCAGCTTCGTATCTACGAGGGCGATTACGACTACTATCTTCATAAAAAGAAACAGGAAGCGGGCGCTCGCTAA
- a CDS encoding DEAD/DEAH box helicase produces the protein MTPPLTTVDTFESFGLSAPLMEAMKDMGFSTPTPIQKQAIPLLLGGANDFIGLASTGTGKTAAFGIPLIENLDATIKDTQALVLSPTRELALQVAEQLALLGKKKGIRVVTIYGGASYRTQIDGIKRGAHIVVATPGRLVDFLEQKMIKLSKVQTVILDEADEMLSMGFKDALDFILSATHPDDAASNERAACRTWLFSATMSTEVRRITEKYLENPETVAVNKVGSTADTIEQIYYTVKNMHKTEVISRLLQTAPEFYGIIFCQTKMEVAELADILTQRGFPADSLHGDKSQQEREATLKKFKARAVKVIVATDVAARGLDIKDLTHVINHSLPWDAESYVHRIGRTGRNGSKGVAITLVNSDQLTLLRRVMNTTKATFTKGVVPSADEVAGLKIKNVLDKVGSMDATNPSLLLAADLIQDLVQADDINFKDLSTEDLLARFIVAYFPDVFVKKDVILDYMGDRIPRELLPRDPNNNRFTAGRDGGGDRGGYRDRPRTGGGYRGDRGGFRSNRRDDGDRPRYNDGGYQNDAPSRGASAPRRSGGASASFRGNNDAGGGERAERSTSARTERYDREEGRGNRAPAGDNGGGERSFRKRSFNSDENRGARAERTERADHPGIKRSRPSGGSSAPRRFRD, from the coding sequence GTGACTCCTCCTTTAACTACTGTCGATACATTTGAAAGCTTTGGTCTTAGCGCTCCGTTGATGGAAGCGATGAAAGACATGGGCTTCTCAACTCCGACGCCCATCCAAAAACAAGCTATTCCTTTGCTATTAGGCGGTGCGAACGATTTTATCGGTCTCGCTTCTACAGGTACTGGTAAAACTGCTGCGTTCGGTATTCCTCTTATTGAAAACCTTGATGCTACAATCAAAGACACTCAAGCACTTGTTCTTTCTCCAACTCGTGAGTTGGCGTTGCAAGTTGCTGAGCAATTGGCTTTGCTTGGTAAGAAAAAAGGCATCCGCGTCGTAACAATTTACGGTGGTGCTTCTTACCGCACACAAATCGACGGTATCAAACGTGGCGCCCACATCGTGGTTGCGACTCCGGGCCGTTTGGTTGATTTCCTTGAGCAAAAAATGATCAAGCTTTCTAAAGTTCAAACTGTGATCCTAGACGAAGCAGACGAAATGCTTTCTATGGGTTTCAAAGACGCTTTGGATTTTATCTTATCAGCAACTCACCCCGACGACGCGGCCTCTAACGAGCGCGCAGCTTGCAGAACTTGGTTGTTCTCTGCGACGATGTCGACTGAAGTTCGCCGTATCACTGAAAAATATTTGGAAAATCCAGAGACAGTGGCTGTGAACAAAGTGGGTTCTACCGCTGATACTATTGAGCAAATTTACTACACAGTTAAGAACATGCACAAAACAGAGGTGATCTCTCGCTTGTTGCAAACGGCTCCAGAATTCTACGGTATCATCTTCTGCCAAACTAAAATGGAAGTTGCTGAGCTTGCAGATATTTTAACTCAACGTGGTTTCCCAGCAGACTCGTTGCACGGTGATAAATCACAACAGGAGCGTGAAGCTACTTTGAAGAAATTCAAAGCTCGCGCTGTTAAAGTGATCGTGGCGACAGACGTTGCCGCTCGTGGTTTGGATATCAAAGACCTTACTCACGTGATCAATCACTCTTTGCCATGGGATGCTGAATCTTATGTTCACCGTATCGGTCGTACAGGTCGTAACGGCTCTAAAGGTGTTGCCATCACTTTGGTGAACTCTGATCAATTGACTCTTCTTCGCCGTGTGATGAACACGACGAAAGCGACGTTCACTAAAGGCGTTGTCCCTTCGGCTGACGAAGTTGCGGGTCTTAAAATCAAAAACGTGTTGGATAAAGTTGGCTCTATGGATGCGACAAATCCATCCTTGCTATTGGCTGCTGATTTGATCCAAGATCTTGTTCAAGCTGATGATATCAACTTTAAAGATCTTTCGACTGAGGACTTGTTAGCTCGCTTTATCGTGGCTTACTTCCCAGACGTATTTGTTAAAAAAGATGTGATCCTTGATTACATGGGTGATCGCATCCCTCGTGAATTGTTGCCTCGTGATCCGAACAACAACCGCTTCACTGCGGGCCGTGATGGTGGTGGAGATCGTGGTGGTTACCGCGATCGTCCTCGCACAGGTGGCGGCTACCGTGGTGATCGTGGTGGTTTCCGCAGCAACCGTCGTGATGACGGCGACCGTCCTCGTTACAACGATGGTGGTTACCAAAACGACGCTCCAAGCAGAGGTGCAAGTGCTCCTCGCCGTTCTGGTGGCGCAAGCGCTAGCTTCCGCGGCAACAATGATGCTGGTGGTGGCGAACGCGCAGAACGCAGCACAAGTGCACGCACTGAGCGTTATGACCGCGAAGAAGGCCGTGGCAACCGCGCACCTGCGGGTGACAATGGCGGTGGCGAACGTTCTTTCCGCAAACGTTCTTTCAACAGCGACGAAAACCGTGGTGCTCGCGCTGAACGCACTGAGCGCGCGGACCATCCAGGGATCAAAAGATCTCGCCCAAGTGGCGGCTCTTCCGCTCCCCGTCGTTTCCGTGATTAA